In a genomic window of Ignavibacteria bacterium:
- a CDS encoding superoxide dismutase: MAYEWKFNPRPYSDEEAKELLKDVVSPETSDWHYNTHHKGYVTFLNKIEAGLENADKAGANGNWSDFGELKRRQTWNHGGTILHDVYWEVLGGDGDPSKGPEVVAAIEREYGSFDAWKADFKATATAAKLSGWGVLCIDQLYSGRLLNVLVDEHHYGAIWGGIPLISCDVFEHAYYHKDGPGRVKYIDAFLNNLHWGRINKRFKKFSA, from the coding sequence ATGGCATACGAATGGAAATTCAATCCGCGTCCATACTCGGATGAAGAAGCAAAAGAATTGCTCAAGGATGTTGTTTCTCCTGAAACATCAGACTGGCATTACAACACACACCACAAAGGGTATGTGACGTTCCTCAACAAGATCGAGGCCGGTCTGGAGAATGCCGATAAGGCAGGAGCGAACGGTAATTGGAGCGACTTCGGCGAACTTAAGCGACGTCAGACCTGGAACCACGGCGGCACTATTCTTCACGACGTGTACTGGGAAGTACTCGGCGGAGACGGCGATCCTTCGAAAGGTCCGGAAGTTGTTGCGGCGATCGAACGCGAGTACGGTTCATTCGATGCATGGAAGGCAGACTTCAAGGCCACTGCCACAGCCGCAAAGCTTTCGGGATGGGGCGTACTTTGTATCGATCAGCTGTATTCGGGAAGACTCCTCAACGTTCTTGTGGACGAGCATCATTATGGTGCTATCTGGGGTGGCATTCCACTGATCTCGTGTGATGTGTTTGAACACGCCTACTACCACAAGGATGGACCCGGTCGCGTAAAGTATATCGATGCATTCCTCAACAATCTGCACTGGGGTCGCATCAACAAACGCTTCAAGAAGTTCTCTGCGTGA
- a CDS encoding iron-sulfur cluster assembly accessory protein translates to MGADVLSVPTGVLGTDESDNIIITNKAIAEVKKIKASNNIADDFGLRLGVKGGGCSGMSYTLGFDAVSRENDLVLDAEGVRVFIDSKSMFYLMGMTLDFSDGLMGKGFTFNNPNATKTCGCGSSFAA, encoded by the coding sequence ATGGGAGCAGATGTACTCTCTGTTCCAACCGGTGTTCTCGGTACAGATGAGTCCGATAACATCATCATCACGAACAAGGCCATCGCCGAAGTGAAGAAGATCAAGGCATCGAACAACATTGCCGATGACTTCGGTCTGCGTCTTGGAGTTAAAGGAGGGGGCTGCTCCGGCATGTCCTATACTCTCGGCTTTGATGCAGTATCACGCGAGAATGATCTTGTGCTAGATGCAGAAGGCGTACGCGTCTTTATCGATTCCAAGAGCATGTTCTATCTCATGGGAATGACGCTGGACTTCAGCGATGGTCTCATGGGCAAAGGATTCACGTTCAATAACCCCAACGCAACAAAAACATGCGGTTGCGGGTCTTCATTTGCAGCGTAA